From the Trichocoleus desertorum ATA4-8-CV12 genome, one window contains:
- the rpsU gene encoding 30S ribosomal protein S21, whose product MAEVRLGENESIESALRRFKKKIQKAGILSEVKRRERYEKPSLRRKHKAEASRKRRP is encoded by the coding sequence GTGGCAGAAGTCCGTCTAGGTGAGAATGAATCTATTGAATCAGCGTTAAGACGCTTCAAGAAAAAGATTCAAAAAGCAGGAATTTTATCCGAAGTTAAACGTCGCGAACGCTACGAGAAGCCGAGTCTTCGTCGTAAGCACAAGGCCGAAGCTTCCCGTAAGCGTCGCCCCTAA
- a CDS encoding PAS domain S-box protein: protein MNYKNGWAVRHFRWLRYGVAILVVVAATVVRLLLNPLLSNASPFLPFILAVLFSAWYGGLRPGLLSTGLSAGIIHYFWLRSKGIEGLELRNLILLALFLVAGIGLSWVNEVLHRSRRRSEESVRALRSSEEQYRLLVDGVKDYAIYLLDAQGYVVTWNPGAERIKGYAAEEMLGQHFSRFYLPQDVAQGKPKRVLETAIAQGRFEEKGWRVRKDGSQFWAHVLITPLWNEAGKLRGFSKIERDISEAKRDEAERQRAEAALQQSEEQLRLALDASGAGIWDWDLQTGVVTWSRKTEQLLGVAPGTFSQSYESFLELVHPGDREQVAGATEEALEMQQDYAHEFRVVWADGSIHWIAGTGKLIFDAEGKVIRMLGTNMDVTERKQTELVLQQQTERERLIGAIAQRMRQSLNLEEILNTTVAEVRELLQTDRVVIYQFQPDRSGLVVVESVAAEWVSILGAVIPPPKDELVQMYQAGQGSSIADVYTAPLEPHCIETLEQFQIRADLVIPILQGETLWGLLVVHHCASAHEWQSLEIDLLKQLAAQLAIAIQQSQLYQQVQQLNSNLEHQVQERMQQLQQALNFEAVLKRITDKVRDSLDEAQILQTAVQELALVLQADSCNAALYDLERETADVCYEYTTSTFAFQGRRLRLESFPEIYQPLLQGRCVQFCSMMASSRQDQAAMLACPLLDDQGVLGDLWLRHRQEYIFTEQEIRLVEQIANQCAIAIRQARLFQAAQAQVEALERLNQLKDDFLSTVSHELRTPVANMKMSIRMLELALHQEVPTSDKPPKSERYLKILQDECEREISLINDLLDLQRLEIGAQSLTLSMIYLDSWVAQLVKPFEERSRARQQVLQVEIEPELPPLVSDMLGLERILGELLNNACKYTPPGDRICLRVQVKADQMQFQVVNTGAEIPAHELPRIFDKFYRIPSADPWKQGGTGLGLALVQKLAKHLQGNLYVESANRRTVFTVEVPITLATELAAKNSN, encoded by the coding sequence ATGAACTATAAAAACGGATGGGCTGTGAGGCACTTCCGATGGTTACGATATGGCGTTGCCATATTAGTGGTTGTCGCTGCGACCGTAGTGCGATTACTGCTCAATCCGCTCCTGAGTAATGCGTCACCGTTCTTGCCATTTATTTTAGCTGTACTATTCAGCGCCTGGTATGGTGGTCTGCGGCCCGGTTTGCTATCGACTGGCTTGAGCGCCGGAATCATTCATTACTTCTGGCTACGCTCTAAGGGTATAGAGGGACTGGAGCTGAGAAACCTCATTCTATTAGCACTGTTTCTAGTGGCTGGAATTGGCTTGAGTTGGGTCAATGAAGTGCTGCACCGATCGCGTAGACGCAGTGAAGAAAGTGTACGGGCCTTGCGCTCTAGCGAGGAGCAGTATCGGCTTTTAGTGGATGGAGTCAAAGACTACGCCATTTATCTTCTGGATGCTCAAGGCTATGTGGTGACCTGGAATCCGGGAGCCGAACGCATTAAAGGTTATGCAGCTGAGGAGATGCTCGGTCAGCACTTCTCCCGTTTTTATCTGCCCCAAGATGTTGCTCAAGGGAAGCCAAAACGAGTTTTGGAAACAGCGATCGCCCAAGGTCGTTTTGAAGAAAAAGGGTGGCGAGTCCGCAAAGATGGTTCGCAATTTTGGGCGCATGTTTTGATCACCCCTTTATGGAATGAAGCGGGAAAACTGCGGGGCTTCTCGAAAATAGAACGCGATATCAGCGAAGCAAAGCGCGACGAAGCCGAGCGTCAACGAGCAGAAGCGGCTCTACAGCAAAGTGAGGAGCAATTGCGTTTGGCCCTAGATGCATCGGGTGCAGGGATTTGGGATTGGGATCTGCAAACCGGAGTTGTGACCTGGTCTAGGAAAACTGAACAGTTACTAGGGGTAGCTCCAGGCACCTTTAGCCAAAGCTACGAATCGTTTCTAGAATTGGTTCATCCGGGCGATCGCGAGCAGGTTGCTGGTGCCACCGAGGAAGCGCTGGAGATGCAACAAGATTATGCCCACGAGTTTCGGGTTGTCTGGGCAGATGGTTCCATTCACTGGATTGCTGGAACTGGCAAGCTAATCTTTGACGCTGAGGGCAAAGTCATCCGGATGCTGGGCACCAACATGGATGTGACTGAGCGGAAGCAGACCGAATTGGTTTTGCAGCAGCAAACGGAGCGAGAGCGATTAATTGGCGCGATCGCTCAACGCATGCGGCAGTCTCTCAACTTAGAAGAGATCCTCAATACCACTGTGGCTGAGGTGAGAGAGCTGCTCCAAACCGATCGAGTGGTGATTTACCAATTTCAACCTGATCGCAGTGGCCTTGTGGTGGTCGAATCGGTAGCGGCTGAGTGGGTTTCTATCCTAGGTGCAGTGATACCCCCGCCAAAAGATGAATTGGTGCAAATGTACCAAGCGGGTCAAGGATCTTCTATTGCCGATGTTTATACTGCCCCACTGGAGCCGCACTGCATTGAAACACTGGAGCAGTTTCAGATCCGGGCGGATTTAGTCATTCCCATTTTGCAAGGTGAAACCCTCTGGGGCTTATTGGTGGTTCATCACTGTGCTTCAGCCCATGAATGGCAATCTCTAGAAATTGATTTACTAAAACAGTTAGCGGCTCAGTTAGCGATCGCGATTCAGCAGTCGCAGTTATATCAACAGGTTCAGCAACTGAACTCCAATCTGGAACATCAAGTTCAAGAGCGGATGCAACAGTTGCAGCAAGCCCTCAACTTTGAGGCAGTACTGAAACGAATTACTGATAAAGTCCGAGATAGCTTGGATGAAGCGCAGATTTTGCAAACAGCTGTTCAAGAACTGGCATTGGTTTTACAAGCAGATAGCTGTAATGCCGCTCTCTATGACCTAGAGCGAGAGACTGCAGACGTTTGTTATGAGTACACAACCTCAACATTTGCCTTTCAAGGACGACGCTTGCGGTTAGAATCTTTCCCAGAAATTTATCAGCCTTTGTTACAAGGGAGATGTGTCCAATTCTGCTCAATGATGGCGTCTTCTCGGCAAGACCAAGCGGCAATGCTAGCTTGCCCGCTCTTGGATGATCAGGGAGTGCTCGGCGATCTCTGGTTGCGGCATCGGCAAGAGTATATTTTTACCGAGCAAGAGATTCGCTTAGTGGAGCAAATTGCCAATCAGTGTGCGATCGCGATTCGCCAAGCCCGACTTTTTCAAGCCGCTCAAGCTCAAGTCGAAGCCCTAGAGAGACTAAACCAACTCAAAGATGATTTCCTGAGTACCGTCTCTCACGAATTACGCACACCTGTTGCGAACATGAAGATGTCCATCCGCATGTTGGAGCTGGCGCTGCATCAAGAAGTGCCAACCAGTGACAAGCCCCCCAAGTCCGAGCGCTATCTGAAAATTTTGCAGGATGAATGTGAACGAGAAATTAGTTTAATCAATGACTTGCTAGACTTGCAACGCTTGGAAATTGGGGCGCAGTCTCTGACCTTGAGCATGATCTATCTTGATTCCTGGGTGGCTCAACTGGTCAAGCCGTTTGAAGAGCGATCGCGAGCTAGGCAGCAAGTTCTGCAAGTAGAGATAGAGCCAGAATTACCACCTCTCGTTTCTGACATGCTAGGTCTAGAACGGATTCTGGGCGAGCTATTGAATAATGCTTGCAAATACACACCACCCGGCGATCGCATTTGTCTCCGAGTGCAAGTCAAAGCCGATCAAATGCAATTCCAAGTCGTCAACACGGGAGCCGAAATTCCAGCCCACGAACTGCCGCGTATTTTCGACAAGTTCTATCGGATTCCTAGCGCTGACCCCTGGAAGCAAGGTGGCACTGGCTTAGGCTTAGCATTGGTGCAGAAGTTGGCAAAGCATTTGCAGGGCAATCTCTATGTTGAGAGCGCTAACCGTCGCACTGTCTTTACCGTTGAGGTGCCCATCACCTTAGCAACTGAGCTAGCCGCAAAGAATTCTAATTGA
- a CDS encoding cyclic nucleotide-binding domain-containing protein — protein sequence MLDPVATLSIFQRQPQPQHFSTDQVIFEIGQPAELMYGILSGTVGLLINNRVVETLERGEVFGVGALIGATTRTYTAVAETDCELAFLDQKRFLFAVQETPIFALEVMKSYSERLSRLVKLL from the coding sequence ATGCTAGATCCAGTCGCAACCCTCAGCATCTTTCAAAGACAGCCCCAACCTCAGCACTTCTCAACCGATCAGGTAATTTTTGAAATTGGGCAACCCGCCGAACTCATGTACGGCATTCTTTCAGGGACAGTTGGCTTACTCATCAATAACCGAGTGGTAGAAACTCTAGAACGAGGTGAGGTTTTTGGTGTGGGTGCATTGATCGGGGCCACAACCAGAACCTACACCGCAGTAGCTGAAACCGATTGTGAACTCGCCTTTCTAGATCAAAAAAGGTTTCTCTTCGCGGTTCAAGAAACGCCTATCTTTGCGTTGGAGGTGATGAAAAGCTATTCGGAAAGATTAAGCCGTTTGGTCAAGCTACTTTAG
- a CDS encoding PhoH family protein — translation MVEAASIQLPTAESAIALAGLQEENLKTLSRQTGATIVLRGQELLISGTATQVDLSCQVVRSLEDLWSKGKAISRADILTARQALDTDRQDEFNEMQHDVLARTRRGEDVRAKTFRQRQYVQAVRTHDLTFCIGPAGTGKTFLAAVLAVQALLSNQCERLILTRPAVEAGEKLGFLPGDLQQKVNPYLRPLYDALYEFIDPEKIPNLMERGVIEVAPIAYMRGRTLSNAFVILDEAQNTTPAQMKMILTRLGFKSRMVVTGDLTQTDLPTHQTSGLAVAQKILQHVEGIAFCHFSQADVVRHPLVQRIVAAYEQYEQ, via the coding sequence ATGGTAGAGGCTGCATCCATTCAGTTACCCACGGCTGAGAGTGCGATCGCCCTGGCTGGCTTACAGGAAGAAAATCTCAAAACTTTGTCTCGGCAAACCGGAGCCACAATTGTTCTACGAGGTCAGGAGTTGTTGATCTCTGGAACTGCCACTCAAGTGGATCTGAGTTGCCAGGTGGTGCGATCGCTAGAAGACCTTTGGAGCAAAGGTAAAGCTATTTCTAGAGCCGATATTCTCACCGCGCGTCAAGCCTTGGACACCGATCGCCAAGATGAGTTCAACGAGATGCAGCATGACGTTCTAGCGCGAACTCGTCGAGGGGAAGATGTTCGAGCTAAAACATTTCGGCAGCGGCAGTATGTTCAGGCAGTCCGCACCCACGACCTCACCTTCTGTATTGGCCCAGCGGGAACGGGTAAAACGTTTTTAGCGGCGGTGTTAGCGGTACAAGCGCTACTTTCTAATCAGTGCGAACGTTTGATTTTGACTCGTCCGGCGGTTGAGGCGGGTGAAAAGTTGGGGTTTTTGCCGGGAGACTTGCAGCAGAAGGTTAACCCTTATTTGCGCCCCCTTTACGATGCTTTGTATGAGTTCATTGACCCGGAAAAGATTCCGAATCTCATGGAGCGGGGTGTGATTGAAGTCGCTCCGATCGCCTATATGCGGGGTCGCACCTTGAGCAATGCCTTTGTGATCCTGGATGAAGCCCAAAACACCACACCTGCTCAAATGAAAATGATTTTGACTCGTCTTGGGTTTAAATCGCGCATGGTAGTGACGGGCGACCTAACCCAGACAGACTTGCCCACCCACCAGACTTCTGGTTTAGCAGTGGCCCAAAAAATCCTGCAACATGTGGAAGGAATTGCCTTCTGCCACTTCTCTCAAGCGGATGTAGTGCGCCACCCTCTAGTTCAGCGAATTGTTGCGGCCTATGAGCAATACGAACAATAG
- a CDS encoding KH domain-containing protein: protein MPEASGREGLGHSTPPRSAHPNYAGLVRFLVQPFLESPESLKVDCEISPSRPRIWIRLAFDSSDKGRVFGRGGRNIQAIRTVLEASAQSSGQAIYLDIFGGDLVGSRNEESDSESSSNSPPPRSTPPKAAPKRRTQ, encoded by the coding sequence ATGCCTGAGGCATCCGGTCGAGAGGGGTTGGGTCACTCAACTCCGCCTCGTTCTGCTCACCCTAACTATGCTGGGTTGGTGCGCTTTCTAGTTCAACCTTTTCTGGAGTCACCAGAATCCCTCAAAGTAGATTGTGAGATATCCCCTAGCCGACCCAGAATTTGGATTCGGCTAGCTTTTGATAGCTCGGATAAAGGGCGTGTATTTGGTCGCGGTGGGCGCAACATCCAAGCAATCCGAACTGTTTTAGAAGCTTCTGCTCAATCTTCTGGCCAAGCGATCTACTTAGACATTTTTGGGGGTGACTTGGTTGGTAGTCGAAATGAAGAATCAGACTCTGAGTCCAGTTCGAACTCTCCACCACCTCGTTCTACACCACCCAAAGCTGCTCCTAAACGCCGGACTCAGTAA
- a CDS encoding SRPBCC domain-containing protein codes for MPSLYTEIEIDAPKQKVWQALVQKEQWMYWNTFLYDCDASRPFKQGQEVLLSLRRISGEEETEFEPLITLMQPEVCLTWFSAIPGLQNEHVFELQEIDQGRTKYIHRETFAGWLARVFWPFIRVDEQQGLKRMARELKQYVEYRRQ; via the coding sequence ATGCCGAGCCTCTATACTGAAATCGAAATTGATGCCCCCAAACAGAAAGTGTGGCAAGCACTCGTGCAAAAAGAACAGTGGATGTACTGGAATACTTTTTTGTACGACTGTGATGCGTCACGCCCTTTCAAGCAGGGCCAAGAAGTTTTACTTTCTCTACGACGGATTTCTGGTGAAGAAGAAACCGAATTTGAGCCTCTAATCACTTTGATGCAGCCAGAGGTCTGCTTAACTTGGTTCTCGGCTATCCCTGGCCTGCAAAACGAGCATGTGTTCGAACTTCAGGAGATTGATCAGGGTCGCACTAAGTATATTCATCGAGAAACCTTTGCGGGGTGGTTGGCTCGTGTATTTTGGCCGTTTATCCGGGTTGACGAGCAGCAGGGCTTGAAGCGAATGGCCCGCGAACTAAAACAATATGTAGAATACCGAAGACAATAA
- a CDS encoding type II toxin-antitoxin system ParD family antitoxin — MATLNILLSESIRQFVQEQVTFGGYNTSSEYIQHLIQQDQQRVNQKQLETLLSETLESDELAHMTDEWWQEKRAQILQKFRFEER; from the coding sequence ATGGCTACACTTAACATCTTGCTTTCGGAATCAATTCGTCAATTTGTCCAAGAACAAGTTACTTTTGGGGGCTACAACACCAGTAGCGAGTACATTCAGCACTTAATCCAACAAGATCAACAACGAGTTAACCAAAAACAATTGGAAACTCTGTTATCTGAAACCCTGGAGAGTGATGAACTCGCCCATATGACTGATGAATGGTGGCAAGAAAAGCGCGCCCAAATTCTCCAAAAATTCCGCTTTGAAGAGAGGTAG
- the rpsP gene encoding 30S ribosomal protein S16: MIKLRLKRYGKKREVSYRIVAMNSSTRRDGRPLQELGFYNPRTDEVRLEIDAIVKWLKEGAQPTETVRSILRKANVFEQVNA, from the coding sequence ATGATCAAACTGCGATTGAAGCGATACGGCAAAAAGCGTGAAGTTAGTTACCGGATTGTAGCGATGAACAGCAGCACGCGCCGGGATGGCCGTCCCCTGCAAGAACTGGGTTTTTATAATCCCAGAACTGATGAAGTACGTCTAGAAATTGACGCGATCGTTAAATGGCTCAAAGAAGGAGCCCAGCCTACCGAAACGGTACGCAGCATTCTGAGAAAAGCCAATGTCTTCGAACAGGTCAATGCCTGA
- a CDS encoding orange carotenoid protein, with protein sequence MTSDHESGRSQLLNEDTRKAVEAFDKLGTDEKLAYFYYVYEKMGESITPAAPAATEPNLAPKLMGDFYELSDDEQLAIMRQIVNREDTEYSRAYGSLKENNQLMVWFAWAQAMGETVVDLPGDYNAAEGINNLLAQTEHLGFEHQISMFREVAANMGYTDVQPIPTQSETGKTSSF encoded by the coding sequence ATGACTTCTGATCATGAAAGCGGTAGATCCCAACTTCTAAATGAAGATACTAGAAAAGCAGTTGAAGCATTTGACAAGCTTGGAACGGATGAAAAATTAGCTTATTTCTACTACGTTTACGAGAAGATGGGTGAGTCCATTACCCCCGCTGCTCCAGCTGCTACTGAGCCAAATTTAGCCCCCAAATTAATGGGTGACTTCTACGAATTATCTGATGATGAACAACTGGCAATTATGCGTCAGATTGTGAATCGTGAAGACACAGAATATTCACGGGCTTATGGCTCTTTGAAAGAAAATAACCAGCTCATGGTTTGGTTTGCTTGGGCGCAGGCAATGGGCGAAACCGTGGTTGATTTACCAGGCGACTACAACGCGGCTGAAGGCATCAACAACCTACTCGCTCAAACCGAACACCTGGGTTTTGAGCATCAAATTTCGATGTTCCGAGAAGTTGCCGCGAATATGGGTTACACCGATGTTCAGCCCATTCCTACTCAATCTGAAACAGGTAAAACTTCCAGTTTCTAG
- a CDS encoding ChaN family lipoprotein produces the protein MSNGQLIKLWAWSLGIFLCFASPASAQTVFSPIQQRLSPQIVLRQLAAADVVYLGETHDSPADHRAQLKIIQALHQKQPQLAIALEMFQRPYQLAIDRYLAGKITEAELRQQSQFDQRWGYDWEYYAPILRFAKANRLPVLALNTPTEVTRKVARQGLNSLTASDRQFAPPASEIRTDNAAYRQRIQKIYEEIHQGHSSSNNFEQFFQAQVLWDETMADRIAQFATTHPNHQIVVLAGQGHIIYGDGIPSRVARRLKNIPNFVQRLVLLNPAPEELKKGSRAIADYIWKDEG, from the coding sequence ATGAGCAACGGTCAACTAATCAAACTCTGGGCCTGGTCACTCGGCATTTTTCTGTGTTTCGCCTCACCTGCTTCGGCGCAAACCGTTTTTAGTCCGATTCAGCAGCGCTTAAGCCCCCAAATTGTCCTCCGACAACTAGCAGCCGCCGATGTGGTTTACCTAGGCGAAACCCACGATAGCCCAGCCGACCATCGAGCGCAACTCAAAATTATTCAAGCGCTGCACCAAAAACAGCCCCAACTGGCGATCGCGCTAGAAATGTTTCAACGCCCCTATCAACTAGCAATTGATCGCTATCTAGCAGGCAAAATCACCGAAGCAGAACTGCGTCAACAAAGCCAATTCGACCAACGCTGGGGTTACGACTGGGAATATTACGCCCCCATTTTGCGCTTCGCCAAAGCCAACCGCTTGCCAGTTCTCGCCCTCAACACCCCCACAGAAGTTACCCGAAAAGTGGCGCGCCAAGGCTTAAACAGTTTGACTGCCAGCGATCGCCAATTCGCCCCACCCGCCTCAGAGATCCGCACTGATAACGCCGCCTATCGCCAACGCATCCAGAAAATTTACGAAGAAATACACCAAGGCCATAGTTCCAGCAACAACTTTGAGCAATTCTTTCAAGCCCAAGTGCTCTGGGACGAAACAATGGCCGATCGCATCGCCCAATTTGCCACCACTCATCCCAACCACCAAATCGTCGTCCTAGCTGGCCAAGGCCACATCATTTACGGAGACGGCATCCCCAGTCGAGTCGCCCGCCGCCTCAAAAACATCCCTAACTTCGTGCAGCGCTTAGTCCTACTCAACCCAGCGCCAGAAGAGTTGAAAAAAGGAAGTAGGGCGATCGCAGACTACATTTGGAAGGATGAGGGATGA
- the fghA gene encoding S-formylglutathione hydrolase: protein MKLITQYVCFDGTVGFYSHSSSACNSEMKFSVYQPPQAQTEPVPVLYFLSGLTCTEENFITKAGAQQFAAKYGVILVAPDTSPRNTSIPGEDDDWDFGTGAGFYVDATEEPWSQHYRMYSYVTEELPALITEHFPVKSDRQSIFGHSMGGHGALVCALRNRDRYLSVSAFAPIVAPMRCAWGEKAFSNYLGADQEQWRAYDASELVLTAKWQRPILIDQGTADNFLENQLKPQLFEQACAQVGQPLTLRMQSGYDHSYYFIATFMEDHIRHHAEALWA from the coding sequence TTGAAACTTATAACTCAATACGTCTGCTTTGACGGCACCGTTGGCTTTTACAGTCACTCGTCTTCCGCTTGCAATAGTGAGATGAAGTTTTCGGTGTATCAGCCGCCGCAAGCCCAGACAGAACCCGTGCCTGTGTTGTACTTCCTTTCTGGGTTAACCTGCACCGAGGAAAACTTCATTACCAAGGCAGGAGCACAACAGTTCGCCGCGAAGTATGGGGTGATACTCGTGGCACCGGATACGAGTCCCCGCAACACAAGCATTCCTGGCGAAGACGACGATTGGGATTTTGGCACTGGAGCAGGGTTCTATGTGGATGCCACAGAGGAGCCGTGGAGCCAGCACTACCGCATGTATAGCTACGTCACCGAAGAACTCCCAGCACTGATCACCGAGCATTTCCCGGTAAAGTCCGATCGCCAAAGCATTTTTGGTCATTCGATGGGCGGTCATGGAGCGCTAGTTTGTGCACTGAGGAATCGCGATCGCTACCTTTCTGTTTCTGCCTTTGCCCCGATTGTGGCTCCGATGCGTTGTGCCTGGGGAGAAAAAGCCTTTAGTAATTATTTGGGTGCCGACCAGGAGCAGTGGCGAGCTTACGATGCCAGTGAACTAGTCCTGACAGCGAAGTGGCAGCGCCCCATTCTAATCGACCAAGGCACCGCAGATAACTTCTTAGAAAATCAACTGAAGCCACAGTTATTTGAGCAAGCCTGTGCCCAAGTGGGACAACCTCTAACATTGCGAATGCAGTCAGGATACGACCACAGCTACTACTTCATCGCCACATTTATGGAAGACCACATTCGCCATCATGCCGAGGCTTTGTGGGCATAA
- a CDS encoding ACT domain-containing protein, protein MVNLTPNPSFSLTIRFQLPNRAGMLASVTQAIALAGGNLGHIDLIEQTRQFSVRDISVDAASTEHAETIVQVVKDLPEIKVVNVYDRTFNLHRGGKIRVESKISLKNQGDLAMAYTPGVGRICHAIAQDPEQAYNLTIKQNTIAVVTDGSAVLGLGNLGPAAALPVMEGKAMLFKEFAGIDAFPICLATQDTDAIVETVKNIAPVFGGINLEDISAPRCFEIEDRLRRELDIPVFHDDQHGTAIVTLAALTNALKLVHKPLDQIRIVINGAGAAGVAIARLLEKAGATTIHMCDSKGLLCRDRLDLTEEKREFAIAQSGTLADALVGADVFLGVSAPGVLTPEMVRSMASDPIVFAMANPIPEIQPELVVNDVAVMATGRSDYPNQINNVLAFPGIFRGALDCRAAALTTSMYLEAAAAIASLIKPSDLDREHIIPSVFDERVATAVAAAVQRAARQDGVAQS, encoded by the coding sequence ATGGTGAACTTAACTCCTAATCCTAGTTTTAGCCTAACGATTCGTTTTCAACTGCCTAATCGGGCTGGCATGTTGGCCAGTGTCACTCAGGCGATCGCCTTAGCGGGTGGTAATCTGGGCCACATTGATTTGATTGAACAAACCCGTCAATTTTCTGTGCGCGATATTAGCGTTGATGCGGCCAGCACCGAACATGCCGAAACCATTGTGCAAGTGGTTAAAGACCTACCAGAGATCAAGGTGGTTAACGTTTACGATCGCACCTTCAACCTGCATCGAGGCGGCAAAATCCGGGTGGAGAGCAAAATTTCGCTCAAAAACCAGGGAGACTTGGCGATGGCCTACACCCCCGGCGTCGGTCGGATTTGTCATGCGATCGCCCAAGACCCTGAGCAAGCTTATAACTTGACCATCAAGCAAAACACGATTGCTGTGGTGACGGATGGTAGTGCGGTTTTAGGGTTGGGAAATCTTGGCCCTGCTGCTGCCCTGCCTGTAATGGAAGGCAAGGCGATGCTGTTTAAGGAATTTGCTGGTATTGACGCTTTCCCTATCTGCTTAGCGACTCAAGATACCGATGCGATCGTGGAAACCGTGAAAAATATTGCCCCGGTGTTTGGGGGCATCAATTTAGAAGATATTTCTGCCCCACGCTGCTTTGAAATTGAAGATCGTCTGCGGCGCGAACTGGATATTCCGGTGTTTCATGATGATCAGCATGGCACTGCGATTGTGACTTTGGCGGCCCTCACCAATGCCCTGAAGCTAGTTCATAAACCTCTAGATCAAATAAGGATTGTAATCAACGGCGCAGGGGCAGCAGGTGTGGCGATCGCGCGTCTCTTAGAGAAAGCAGGAGCGACCACGATTCATATGTGTGACTCTAAAGGGTTGTTGTGCCGCGATCGCCTTGACTTAACTGAAGAAAAGCGAGAATTTGCGATTGCTCAGAGTGGTACCTTAGCCGATGCTTTAGTGGGAGCCGATGTCTTTTTAGGGGTGAGTGCGCCAGGTGTGCTGACTCCCGAAATGGTGCGATCGATGGCAAGTGATCCGATTGTGTTTGCGATGGCAAATCCCATTCCAGAAATTCAACCTGAATTAGTAGTTAATGATGTGGCGGTGATGGCAACAGGTCGTAGCGATTATCCCAACCAAATCAATAATGTTTTGGCCTTTCCCGGTATCTTCCGAGGAGCGCTAGATTGTCGAGCCGCCGCCTTAACGACCAGCATGTACCTAGAAGCTGCCGCCGCGATCGCTTCGCTGATCAAACCCTCTGACTTAGACCGAGAACATATTATTCCATCTGTATTTGATGAACGAGTTGCAACCGCAGTCGCAGCAGCGGTGCAAAGGGCGGCACGTCAAGATGGGGTCGCTCAAAGTTAG
- a CDS encoding (2Fe-2S) ferredoxin domain-containing protein, producing the protein MSSCRRVLVCQNKSCRKQGATKVLAALQTQAISEVQVESSSCLGQCGNGPMLLVLPEEVWYCRVRPEEVGAIAERHLRQGQPVKGMLYRKFHPST; encoded by the coding sequence TTGTCAAGTTGTCGGCGTGTGCTGGTCTGCCAAAACAAAAGCTGTCGGAAGCAAGGTGCGACCAAAGTTCTAGCTGCATTGCAAACTCAAGCTATTTCTGAGGTGCAAGTGGAGAGTAGTAGTTGCCTGGGTCAATGTGGCAATGGCCCGATGTTGCTCGTCTTGCCAGAGGAAGTTTGGTATTGCCGAGTTCGCCCAGAGGAAGTGGGAGCGATCGCTGAGCGTCACCTCCGACAAGGACAACCTGTTAAAGGGATGCTCTACCGCAAATTTCACCCTTCTACCTAA
- a CDS encoding DUF4177 domain-containing protein — MQRFEYLTVYVNASGSYQAANGSWRNIKELGEQGWELVSVVSDTAKDMVAFFKRPQQDS; from the coding sequence ATGCAGCGTTTTGAATACCTTACGGTTTATGTCAATGCGTCCGGGTCTTACCAGGCAGCGAATGGTAGCTGGAGAAACATAAAAGAATTAGGTGAGCAAGGCTGGGAGTTAGTTTCAGTGGTGAGTGACACTGCTAAGGATATGGTTGCCTTCTTCAAGCGACCCCAACAGGATAGTTGA